From Bacillota bacterium:
TCGACCCCAGCCTCTGCATCGACTGCAGCCTCTGCGTCGGCGTCTGCCCGGTGAGCGCGATCTACTTCCAGGAAGACGTTCCCGACCAGTGGAAGAGCTACGTCGAGAAGAACGCCAACTTCTTCGCCAATCAGTGAGCCGGCCCTTTACACGGCCCGGCGTCTGACCGCCGCCGTCGCCCGGGGCCGTGCGCCGGCGTGGACGATAGAGGGGGCGGACCGCTGCAGCGGTCCGCCCTGTCGTTCATCCTTGCGGCCGCGGCGACGGGCCGCCCGCTAGCCCGGACGGACGGCGGACTGCTCGCGGCGCCGGCCCGCCTGGAGCCAGAGGGCCGCCACCGCCACCAGCACCAGCAGCTGGGCGAGCAGCGACTGCCAGGTCGGGTAGAGGCCGAGGAAGTCCCAGGCGGGCGCCGGCGCCAGCGATTCCGGGATCAGACCCGCTTCCTGCAGCGCGTGGACGCCCTGTCCGGCGAACTTGAAGGCCATCACGTCAAGGAGCAGCGAGGCGACCAGGAAGACGGCGCGGACGGGCAGCCGCCATCCCAGCCGGACGGCCAGGACGCCGGCCACGGCCAGGGCGAGGAGCGCGCCGCCGAGACCCGTGGCCAGCGCCCCGGGCGCGATCGCCGTCGCCATCCCGGCGAAAAAGACCACCGCCTCCACCCCCTCGCGGAGGACGGCGGTGCCGGCGATCAGGGCGAGGGGAAGGAGACTCCCCCGCGCCGTCGCCGGCCCGGCCTGCTCGCGCAGGAAGCGGTTCCATCCCTGCACCGTCGCCTTCTCGTGGATCCACCGGCCGACGGAGAGCATGAGGAGGACGGCGGCCACCCCGGCCAACCCCTCCACCAGCTCGCGGCCGACCTCGGCCGCCTCCAGGGCGAGCCAGCGCTGCAGCGTCCACCCCAGGAGGAAGGCGAGAAGAAGGCCGCCCGC
This genomic window contains:
- a CDS encoding 4Fe-4S binding protein; translation: MAYVICEPCIGVKDKSCQEVCPVNCIVEGDDQLYIDPSLCIDCSLCVGVCPVSAIYFQEDVPDQWKSYVEKNANFFANQ
- a CDS encoding FTR1 family protein, which gives rise to ARCGSSKWRHPASAPRTSRACVKGEPVYMMDFFMAAAPPATVYSAFDAAAIVLREGFEALLLLVALLALVDRAAGSAAQRRRQRWAIGGGAAGGLLLAFLLGWTLQRWLALEAAEVGRELVEGLAGVAAVLLMLSVGRWIHEKATVQGWNRFLREQAGPATARGSLLPLALIAGTAVLREGVEAVVFFAGMATAIAPGALATGLGGALLALAVAGVLAVRLGWRLPVRAVFLVASLLLDVMAFKFAGQGVHALQEAGLIPESLAPAPAWDFLGLYPTWQSLLAQLLVLVAVAALWLQAGRRREQSAVRPG